A region of Candidatus Cloacimonadaceae bacterium DNA encodes the following proteins:
- the eno gene encoding phosphopyruvate hydratase, whose protein sequence is MSEIIFVKGREILDSRGNPTIEADVHLDSGVVARAAVPSGASTGENEAIELRDGDKSRYLGKGTLKAVDNIDSIIAPGIIGLESTLQTAIDKTMIELDATPNKAKLGANAILAVSMAIARASAIELDIPLYRYLGGVNACTLPVPMSNIINGGAHADNNVDIQEFMVMPLGAKNFREALRMNAETFHALKSLLNKRGLATSVGDEGGFAPNLTSNEEALIVIVEAITAAGYTPGKDIFIAIDAAASSFFKDGKYAIDGKMLSSDEMIDYYELLIGKYPIVSIEDGLDENDWDGWKKLNARLGARIQIMGDDLFVTNPEFIKRGIAENSANSVLIKLNQIGSVTETIDAINTAHKAGWTTVVSHRSGETGDTFLADLAVAMNTGQIKTGSISRSERVDKYNQLLRIEEELGCAAYYPGKTVIKQL, encoded by the coding sequence ATGTCCGAAATTATTTTTGTCAAAGGACGCGAAATCCTCGATTCCCGAGGAAATCCAACCATCGAAGCGGACGTCCATCTGGACAGTGGAGTCGTTGCCCGTGCCGCAGTTCCAAGTGGTGCTTCGACCGGTGAAAACGAAGCCATCGAACTGCGCGACGGCGATAAATCACGCTATCTGGGCAAAGGCACTCTCAAAGCAGTGGACAACATCGATTCCATCATCGCCCCCGGCATCATCGGTCTCGAATCCACTCTGCAGACCGCTATCGACAAAACCATGATCGAGCTGGACGCAACGCCAAACAAGGCAAAGCTTGGCGCAAACGCCATCCTTGCCGTGTCCATGGCAATTGCCCGTGCCAGCGCCATCGAACTGGATATCCCTCTCTACCGCTATCTTGGCGGTGTGAATGCCTGCACCCTGCCGGTGCCGATGAGCAACATCATCAATGGCGGAGCCCACGCAGATAACAACGTCGATATTCAGGAGTTTATGGTCATGCCTTTGGGCGCCAAGAACTTCCGTGAGGCGCTGCGCATGAATGCCGAAACTTTCCACGCCCTCAAATCTTTGCTCAATAAACGCGGACTCGCAACCTCCGTTGGCGACGAAGGCGGCTTTGCACCCAACCTGACTTCCAATGAAGAAGCCCTCATCGTGATCGTGGAAGCCATCACCGCCGCGGGCTACACACCGGGCAAAGACATCTTTATCGCCATCGATGCCGCTGCCTCGAGCTTCTTCAAGGACGGCAAATATGCCATCGACGGTAAGATGCTTTCCTCAGACGAGATGATCGATTATTACGAACTTTTGATCGGAAAATACCCCATCGTTTCGATCGAGGACGGACTCGATGAAAACGACTGGGACGGCTGGAAAAAGCTCAACGCCCGCCTCGGCGCCCGCATCCAAATCATGGGTGACGACCTCTTTGTCACCAATCCTGAATTTATCAAACGCGGCATCGCTGAAAATTCCGCAAACTCCGTGCTGATCAAGCTCAACCAGATCGGCAGCGTCACCGAAACCATCGATGCCATCAATACCGCACACAAAGCAGGCTGGACGACAGTGGTTTCACACCGCAGCGGCGAAACCGGAGATACCTTCCTTGCCGATCTCGCCGTGGCGATGAATACCGGTCAGATCAAGACGGGATCCATCTCCAGAAGCGAACGCGTGGACAAATATAACCAGCTTTTAAGGATCGAGGAAGAGCTCGGCTGCGCCGCATACTATCCGGGCAAAACGGTGATTAAACAGTTGTAA
- a CDS encoding SPFH domain-containing protein gives MPLTLFVVIAFAIFVISIISRGLIVVRQAEVVIIERLGRYYKSLQSGIHIIVPIFDKTRPIHWRYNKTDYRGNVIVAQKIENRIDLRETVYDFPRQNVITSDNVSIIINALLYFQITDPYKAVYEIGNLPEAIEKLTQTSLRNVIGSLTLDLTFTSRDAINTKLRDILDDATDKWGVKVNRVELQEILPPEEIRTAMEKEMRAERDKRALILKADGEREYQIRVAEGDKLGRIARAEGEAQSKLLVAEAERKSINLIAEAVKGTGTDPAQYQIALKYIIAFQEMVSKGDKTILLPYESSALLGSVKSLAELFKK, from the coding sequence ATGCCACTCACATTGTTTGTCGTGATCGCCTTTGCGATATTCGTTATCTCGATCATTTCCAGAGGCTTGATCGTCGTGCGCCAAGCCGAGGTCGTCATCATCGAACGCCTGGGCAGATACTACAAGTCCCTGCAATCAGGAATCCACATCATCGTTCCCATCTTTGATAAAACGCGCCCCATCCACTGGCGCTATAACAAGACGGACTATCGCGGCAACGTCATCGTGGCGCAAAAGATCGAAAACCGCATCGATCTGCGTGAAACGGTCTATGACTTTCCCCGCCAAAACGTGATCACCAGCGATAATGTCTCCATCATCATCAACGCTCTTTTATACTTCCAGATCACCGATCCCTACAAGGCAGTCTATGAGATCGGCAACCTCCCGGAAGCGATTGAAAAGCTCACTCAGACCTCGCTGCGTAATGTCATCGGTTCGCTCACCCTGGATCTCACTTTCACCTCCCGTGATGCCATCAATACCAAACTTCGCGACATTCTGGATGACGCCACGGATAAGTGGGGCGTCAAGGTCAACCGCGTGGAATTGCAGGAGATATTGCCTCCGGAAGAAATCCGCACCGCCATGGAAAAAGAAATGCGTGCCGAACGCGACAAACGCGCGCTCATCCTCAAAGCCGATGGCGAAAGAGAGTATCAGATCCGCGTGGCGGAAGGCGACAAACTCGGAAGAATCGCCCGCGCCGAAGGTGAAGCCCAATCCAAGCTCCTCGTCGCCGAAGCGGAGCGCAAATCCATCAACCTGATCGCCGAAGCCGTCAAAGGCACCGGCACCGATCCCGCGCAATACCAGATCGCCCTCAAATATATCATTGCGTTCCAGGAAATGGTCTCAAAAGGCGATAAGACGATCCTGCTGCCCTACGAATCTTCCGCACTGCTCGGTTCGGTGAAATCCCTCGCGGAACTATTTAAAAAATAA
- a CDS encoding phosphate acyltransferase, with amino-acid sequence MQITKLDQMFDILLSRPKKRVVAAWAIDEHTIAAVHEAVRMGIIEGTLVGDSKIIKKVCEELGIDCSMLKIVHSANDMSAATKACELINAGEGDFLMKGLLSTDRYMRAILNKEKGLMDPGSTLAHITVGEPLNYHKLLIFGDCAIIPLPDLTQKIAITNYLIKTAHFLGIEKPKVGLQAASEQTLAKIPSCSDAALISKMASRGQIKGAYVEGPLGFDLIIDKESALIKGVDSVVCGDADCILFPNIEAGNTFYKTISKLMHSELCAIVMGARAPAVLTSRGDSEKNKLYSIALAAMLA; translated from the coding sequence ATGCAGATTACAAAACTTGACCAGATGTTTGATATTTTGCTGTCGCGTCCGAAGAAACGCGTCGTGGCAGCTTGGGCAATCGATGAACACACTATCGCGGCGGTGCATGAAGCGGTGCGGATGGGCATCATCGAAGGCACGCTCGTGGGCGATAGCAAGATCATCAAGAAAGTGTGCGAAGAACTGGGCATTGATTGCTCGATGCTCAAAATCGTGCACTCCGCCAACGATATGAGCGCCGCCACCAAAGCCTGCGAACTCATCAATGCCGGCGAAGGCGACTTTCTGATGAAGGGGCTGCTCAGCACAGACCGCTATATGCGAGCCATCCTGAACAAGGAAAAGGGACTCATGGATCCGGGCTCCACTCTTGCCCACATCACTGTGGGGGAACCGCTTAACTATCACAAGCTCTTGATCTTTGGAGACTGTGCGATCATTCCGCTGCCGGATCTGACTCAAAAGATCGCCATCACCAACTACCTCATCAAAACCGCCCATTTTCTCGGCATCGAAAAGCCCAAGGTGGGGCTACAAGCCGCTTCGGAACAGACCCTGGCAAAGATCCCATCCTGCTCGGATGCCGCCCTCATTTCCAAAATGGCTTCGCGTGGTCAGATCAAAGGCGCCTATGTGGAAGGACCGCTTGGCTTTGACCTCATCATCGATAAGGAAAGCGCTCTGATCAAAGGCGTGGACAGCGTTGTCTGCGGCGACGCGGATTGCATCCTCTTTCCCAATATCGAAGCTGGAAACACGTTCTACAAGACAATCTCCAAGCTGATGCACTCCGAGCTTTGTGCCATCGTGATGGGCGCGCGCGCTCCGGCAGTGCTTACTTCGAGAGGAGACAGCGAGAAGAACAAGCTCTATTCGATCGCGCTGGCGGCAATGCTGGCTTGA
- the rpiB gene encoding ribose 5-phosphate isomerase B encodes MKLAIASDHAGFELKEALIKAFPEHEWMDFGTGSTASMDYPDSGFPAAKAVSEGICEKGILICGSGIGMSITANKVSGIRAALCNCTDTARLSRMHNDANILVLAGRFTAVPYAIDIAKAWIQTAFEGGRHQNRINKISKIEGERS; translated from the coding sequence ATGAAACTTGCGATAGCATCCGACCACGCCGGATTCGAACTCAAGGAAGCGCTGATAAAAGCTTTCCCTGAGCATGAATGGATGGATTTCGGCACCGGTTCGACCGCCTCGATGGATTATCCTGATAGCGGTTTTCCCGCCGCCAAAGCTGTATCCGAAGGCATCTGCGAAAAAGGAATCCTCATCTGCGGCAGCGGCATTGGCATGAGCATCACTGCAAACAAGGTTTCCGGCATTCGCGCCGCGCTTTGCAACTGCACGGACACTGCACGGCTTTCACGCATGCACAATGATGCCAATATCCTCGTCCTGGCAGGCAGATTCACCGCCGTCCCCTATGCCATAGACATTGCCAAAGCATGGATTCAAACGGCTTTCGAAGGCGGAAGACATCAAAACAGAATCAACAAAATTAGTAAAATAGAAGGAGAAAGGTCATGA
- the glyA gene encoding serine hydroxymethyltransferase has product MKHIMQYDPELYAAISAELKRQRENLELIASENFTSLAVMEAQGSVLTNKYAEGYPYRWSKKTGQINYKLYGRYYGGCEHVDDVERLAIERAKLLFGAEHANVQAHSGSQANMAAYFALVKPGETVLSLELSHGGHLTHGHPLSFSGQLYNIIHYKVNPDSEQFDYEEIARLAEEHQPKMILTGASAYPRKIDFVKFREIADSVGAKFLVDMAHIAGLVAAGLHQNPVPYADVVTSTTHKTLRGPRAGLILCKDEYAKDIDAKVFPGIQGGPLMHAIAGKAVAFLEALQPAFKVYQQSVLDNAQALAKALMDNGFKLVSGGTDTHLMLMDLGPEESGGPSGKKMEESLDLAGITANKNTVPFDTRSPFVASGIRLGTPSVTTRGMGTAQMKVIADLILKVRDNHDNEEILASIKPEVRALTEQFPLYPELD; this is encoded by the coding sequence ATGAAACACATCATGCAATATGACCCCGAACTGTATGCCGCGATCTCTGCGGAACTGAAACGCCAACGCGAGAACCTGGAACTCATCGCCAGCGAGAATTTCACTTCCCTGGCAGTGATGGAAGCCCAGGGCTCCGTGCTCACCAACAAATACGCGGAGGGCTATCCCTACCGCTGGAGCAAGAAAACCGGACAGATCAACTATAAACTCTATGGGCGCTATTATGGCGGCTGCGAACATGTGGACGACGTCGAACGCCTCGCCATCGAACGCGCCAAGCTGCTTTTCGGTGCCGAACATGCCAACGTCCAAGCCCACAGCGGTTCACAGGCAAACATGGCGGCATATTTTGCGCTCGTCAAACCGGGCGAAACCGTTCTTTCCCTGGAACTTTCCCACGGAGGACATCTCACACACGGTCATCCGCTTTCATTCAGCGGACAGCTCTATAACATCATCCACTACAAGGTGAATCCCGATAGCGAGCAATTTGACTATGAGGAGATTGCCCGTCTGGCGGAGGAACATCAACCGAAGATGATTCTCACCGGCGCATCTGCATATCCGCGGAAGATAGACTTTGTCAAATTTAGAGAGATCGCCGATTCCGTGGGTGCCAAATTCCTGGTTGATATGGCACACATCGCGGGGCTCGTGGCAGCCGGATTGCATCAAAACCCGGTTCCCTACGCGGATGTGGTGACATCTACAACTCACAAGACCTTGCGCGGTCCGCGTGCCGGGCTCATCCTCTGCAAGGACGAATATGCCAAAGATATCGACGCCAAGGTGTTTCCCGGCATCCAGGGCGGTCCTTTGATGCACGCCATCGCCGGAAAAGCGGTGGCCTTCCTCGAAGCCTTGCAGCCCGCCTTCAAAGTATATCAGCAGAGCGTGCTGGACAATGCCCAGGCACTGGCAAAAGCCTTGATGGACAACGGTTTCAAGCTTGTCTCCGGCGGCACGGACACCCACCTCATGCTGATGGATCTCGGTCCTGAAGAATCCGGCGGACCCAGCGGCAAAAAGATGGAAGAATCGCTTGACTTGGCGGGAATTACGGCAAACAAAAACACCGTTCCCTTCGATACCCGCTCCCCCTTTGTGGCTTCCGGAATCCGTCTCGGAACGCCATCCGTCACCACCCGTGGCATGGGCACTGCCCAGATGAAAGTCATCGCGGATCTGATCCTGAAAGTGCGCGACAATCACGACAATGAAGAAATCCTCGCGTCCATCAAACCGGAAGTCCGCGCGCTCACAGAGCAGTTTCCCCTTTATCCTGAATTAGACTGA